One part of the Desulfovibrio sp. genome encodes these proteins:
- a CDS encoding FadR/GntR family transcriptional regulator produces MVTIPEDCRKLNKGSDENSNVLYIQVLEKIRLWILKGYIKEGEYLPSEREIAALFDVSRMPVTQALKILEFLGVVRFIRGKGFCVKSINLHHIIKCIGFMVMSEQNDITDIQEAREGIEVQAATLAAQRRTDEDITRATAALAEMEARIVHGKSAAQASLSFHEELVKASHNDILVKVNDFLREMLKSSRQETLRDPAQLSLAVQQHREILQAVIDRDSEKAAMLMREHLRVLPTHH; encoded by the coding sequence ATGGTCACTATTCCCGAAGATTGCCGCAAGCTGAACAAGGGCTCGGATGAGAACTCCAATGTTCTTTATATTCAGGTTCTTGAAAAGATCCGCCTGTGGATTTTAAAAGGCTATATCAAAGAAGGCGAATACCTTCCCTCAGAGAGGGAAATTGCCGCCCTGTTTGACGTAAGCCGCATGCCCGTCACGCAGGCGCTCAAAATTCTTGAATTTCTGGGTGTTGTGCGTTTTATTCGAGGCAAGGGTTTTTGCGTCAAAAGCATCAACCTGCACCACATTATCAAGTGCATCGGCTTTATGGTTATGTCTGAACAAAACGACATAACAGACATTCAGGAAGCCCGCGAGGGCATTGAAGTTCAGGCTGCAACCCTGGCCGCCCAACGCCGCACGGACGAAGACATCACACGGGCCACCGCTGCCCTGGCCGAGATGGAAGCACGAATTGTACACGGCAAAAGCGCGGCACAGGCCTCACTGAGCTTTCACGAGGAACTGGTCAAGGCTTCTCACAACGACATACTGGTCAAGGTCAACGATTTTCTGCGCGAAATGCTTAAAAGTTCGCGGCAGGAAACACTGCGCGACCCTGCCCAGCTTTCCCTTGCTGTGCAGCAGCACCGCGAAATTTTGCAGGCTGTCATTGACCGAGACAGCGAAAAGGCCGCCATGCTCATGCGCGAACACTTGCGGGTGCTGCCAACCCATCATTAA
- the gcvH gene encoding glycine cleavage system protein GcvH: MNFPHDRKYHAEHLWAQSQPDGTCIIGITDFAQDQLGGVIFVDLPAVGVSFRQGESCASIESVKVTSEAIMPISGQVTAINEALADAPELLNNDPYTQGWLIKVQPTAPDEGGCITAEEYAQAVSS, translated from the coding sequence GTGAATTTTCCTCACGACAGAAAATACCATGCGGAACATCTGTGGGCGCAAAGCCAGCCGGACGGAACCTGCATCATTGGTATTACCGACTTTGCGCAGGACCAGCTTGGCGGGGTGATCTTTGTGGATCTTCCCGCTGTCGGGGTCAGCTTCCGGCAGGGCGAATCGTGTGCTTCCATTGAATCCGTAAAGGTTACCAGCGAGGCCATCATGCCCATCTCCGGGCAGGTTACGGCCATTAACGAGGCCCTTGCCGACGCACCAGAACTGCTCAACAACGATCCCTACACCCAGGGATGGCTGATAAAGGTGCAACCCACGGCACCGGATGAAGGTGGCTGCATTACAGCCGAGGAATATGCCCAGGCGGTGTCCAGCTAA
- a CDS encoding mandelate racemase/muconate lactonizing enzyme family protein, which translates to MKIVSVDVMQVPSGNAGASRGDWCPVIVRINTDEGISGFGEVGLAYGKGWRAGMGMVQDFAEVIMGEDPMQIERIWEMIFRTTFWGMGGGTVVSAAMSGIDIALWDIKGKALGLPVWQLMGGKTNDNLRTYASQLQFNWGNNLSKQRLIEPEEYAEVTRVAMAEGYDSIKVDPLIFSNQPDGKGPWKITGPLEHKVIKTVYDRIAAMRKAGGDDLDIIIENHSNTDTISAIQIGRALEDLRIFYYEEPCHPLNVESMVEIKNKVNIPIASGERIYTRYGYRPFLEKRALHVIQPDICLCGGLTEAKKICDMAHTYDCAVQIHVCGSPISKAAALQIEAVIPNFIIHEHHQRALNPESRETCLYDYQPVNGRYAVPDKPGIGQELTPETIKKCNIVTVTRAKKYM; encoded by the coding sequence ATGAAGATTGTTAGCGTAGACGTAATGCAGGTTCCCAGCGGCAATGCGGGCGCCTCACGCGGCGACTGGTGCCCGGTTATCGTGCGTATCAACACGGATGAAGGCATCAGCGGCTTTGGCGAAGTGGGCCTTGCTTACGGCAAGGGCTGGCGCGCTGGCATGGGCATGGTGCAGGACTTTGCCGAAGTGATCATGGGCGAAGACCCCATGCAGATCGAACGCATATGGGAAATGATTTTCCGCACCACCTTCTGGGGTATGGGCGGCGGCACGGTTGTAAGCGCTGCCATGAGCGGCATTGACATTGCCCTGTGGGACATCAAGGGCAAGGCGCTTGGCCTGCCGGTTTGGCAGCTCATGGGCGGCAAGACCAACGACAACCTGCGCACCTACGCCAGCCAGCTGCAGTTCAACTGGGGCAACAACCTCAGCAAGCAGCGGCTCATTGAACCCGAAGAATACGCGGAAGTTACGCGCGTTGCCATGGCCGAGGGTTACGACTCCATCAAGGTTGACCCGCTGATTTTCAGTAACCAACCCGACGGCAAGGGTCCCTGGAAAATAACCGGCCCCCTCGAGCACAAGGTCATCAAAACGGTTTACGACCGCATTGCGGCCATGCGCAAGGCTGGCGGCGATGATCTCGACATCATCATTGAAAACCACTCCAACACCGATACGATTTCCGCCATCCAGATTGGCCGCGCTCTCGAAGACCTGCGCATTTTCTACTACGAGGAACCCTGCCACCCCCTCAACGTGGAATCCATGGTTGAAATCAAAAACAAGGTTAACATTCCCATCGCTTCTGGCGAACGCATTTACACCCGCTATGGATACAGGCCTTTCCTCGAAAAGCGGGCCCTGCACGTTATCCAGCCCGATATCTGCCTGTGCGGCGGCCTCACAGAAGCCAAAAAAATCTGCGACATGGCCCACACCTACGACTGCGCCGTGCAGATCCATGTTTGCGGCAGCCCCATCTCCAAGGCGGCAGCCCTGCAGATTGAAGCGGTCATCCCCAACTTCATCATCCACGAGCACCATCAGCGCGCCCTCAACCCCGAAAGCCGCGAAACCTGCCTGTATGACTACCAGCCCGTCAACGGCCGCTACGCTGTGCCGGACAAGCCCGGTATCGGCCAAGAATTGACGCCCGAAACTATCAAGAAGTGCAACATCGTTACCGTTACTCGCGCCAAAAAATACATGTAG
- a CDS encoding MFS transporter: MSIAIDKEAVQEEKPTRQRHLLAAILLAVVFFSYIDRVNVSILVVDPEFLKIMGIEGDSVQKGLLMTLFLAAYGVGNVVLSPLGDILGPRKAMSLSILMWGISLVIGGLASVFTIMLASRVLLGLGEGMHFPMQSKFIKEWFPPTERGKANAVWQTGMALAPAIAMPFFTWIIHVSGWRESFFVLLCMGLIPLYLVWFHTSDTPQTNKRINKAELEHIENGLAAEKSAQTVGKATFAEGLKSFAGNYQFWLIVVYYIVHTSVLWGSMTWLPSYLKEARGFSWAAMGALSSLPWILGVVTKIMSGILADKMGRRAPIILVAMIGVAVGVYFGANAEDNMTSAIFLAIGIGSIGLGGPTAWTLMQDIVPARGISTAAGVMNGVGNGFSALAPLAIGFLISVTGSYVGGLLYLVGCACVGGIAMLILTIKGR; this comes from the coding sequence ATGTCAATCGCTATCGATAAAGAAGCCGTTCAGGAAGAAAAACCAACGCGCCAACGCCACCTTCTTGCAGCAATCTTGCTGGCAGTTGTGTTTTTTTCGTACATTGACCGCGTCAACGTATCCATTCTTGTGGTTGACCCTGAATTTCTCAAAATCATGGGAATTGAGGGTGATTCAGTGCAAAAGGGCCTTCTGATGACCCTTTTCCTGGCGGCCTACGGAGTGGGCAACGTGGTGCTGAGCCCGCTGGGTGATATTCTTGGACCCCGCAAGGCCATGTCGCTTTCCATTTTGATGTGGGGCATTTCGTTGGTCATCGGCGGGCTTGCAAGCGTGTTTACCATCATGCTTGCGTCACGCGTGCTGCTTGGCCTGGGTGAAGGCATGCACTTTCCCATGCAAAGCAAATTTATCAAGGAATGGTTTCCCCCAACTGAGCGCGGCAAGGCCAACGCCGTATGGCAAACAGGCATGGCCCTTGCGCCTGCCATCGCCATGCCCTTTTTTACCTGGATTATCCACGTTTCTGGCTGGCGTGAAAGCTTCTTTGTCCTGCTCTGTATGGGCTTGATCCCCCTTTATCTCGTCTGGTTCCACACCTCAGACACCCCTCAGACCAACAAGCGCATAAACAAGGCCGAGCTGGAACACATCGAAAACGGCCTGGCAGCGGAAAAATCGGCTCAGACCGTCGGCAAGGCCACCTTTGCCGAGGGCCTCAAGTCTTTTGCCGGCAACTATCAGTTCTGGCTCATTGTTGTGTACTATATTGTGCACACCTCGGTTCTGTGGGGTTCCATGACCTGGCTGCCCTCATATCTTAAAGAAGCGCGTGGTTTCTCCTGGGCCGCCATGGGCGCTCTCTCATCCCTGCCGTGGATTCTCGGCGTGGTAACCAAGATCATGTCGGGCATTCTGGCCGACAAAATGGGCCGCCGCGCTCCCATCATTCTGGTGGCAATGATTGGCGTTGCTGTGGGCGTGTACTTTGGTGCCAATGCCGAAGACAACATGACCTCTGCCATATTCCTTGCCATCGGCATCGGGTCGATTGGTCTTGGCGGCCCCACCGCATGGACCCTGATGCAGGATATCGTTCCCGCCCGGGGCATTTCCACGGCTGCAGGCGTCATGAACGGCGTGGGCAATGGTTTTTCTGCCCTTGCGCCTCTGGCCATCGGCTTCCTCATTTCTGTCACTGGCAGCTATGTGGGTGGCCTGCTGTACCTTGTGGGCTGCGCCTGCGTAGGCGGCATTGCCATGCTTATTCTGACCATCAAGGGCC
- a CDS encoding MFS transporter, translated as MNNLSKLEFQNSNSCATAATSSRNDKMHRYRMLIFVVISLSYVVSYFHRSSSAVVGPVLMDDLNISPTDLGFIGSMYFWAYAVACLPSGLLTDAIGARKTITFCLGIAAAGTILFAVSSSVPLLGAARSMIGFGVSSVYIAAMKIFSDWYKKNELATCSGALLAVGNVGALLSTAPLVVLIGGFGWRSTFEGLGWYTVIVAVISYILIRNSPTELGFSPVEAVAPEAMSNTEPQPSVMAALLQLLSTRNFYLLSILSFMYYGTFMGVGALWAGPYLQDVYGLSRQGAASVLMFFPIGMTVGCPLSGYLSDKVLRSRRLVLLYGSFLHLLAYIPFIFFTDQIPPLGLYCLFFYFGISGGFFVSCFACAKEIAHSAFSGTAIGTLNMLLAFGAAFYQYTLGIILNSYGRGSDGSYGHDAYKMIFITAAAGLFIGCISIYKFNEHKRI; from the coding sequence ATGAATAATCTGTCAAAATTGGAATTCCAGAATTCCAATTCTTGCGCTACCGCTGCCACTTCTTCGCGCAATGACAAGATGCACCGCTACCGAATGCTGATCTTTGTGGTCATTTCGTTAAGCTATGTGGTCTCGTATTTTCACAGATCATCCTCGGCAGTGGTCGGCCCGGTTTTGATGGATGATCTGAATATTTCGCCTACCGATCTGGGGTTCATCGGCTCCATGTACTTCTGGGCCTATGCAGTTGCCTGTCTGCCTTCTGGCCTGCTGACCGACGCCATCGGAGCGCGCAAGACAATTACCTTCTGCCTTGGCATTGCCGCAGCCGGAACAATACTGTTTGCCGTTTCTTCTTCTGTTCCCCTGCTTGGAGCCGCCCGCTCCATGATCGGCTTTGGCGTCAGCTCTGTGTACATAGCAGCCATGAAAATATTCTCGGACTGGTACAAAAAAAATGAGCTGGCCACCTGCTCCGGAGCATTGCTGGCCGTTGGCAATGTCGGCGCGCTGCTTTCCACCGCGCCGCTGGTTGTACTTATTGGCGGCTTTGGCTGGCGCTCAACTTTTGAGGGGCTCGGCTGGTACACGGTCATTGTGGCCGTAATTTCGTATATTCTCATACGCAACTCGCCCACTGAGCTGGGCTTCAGCCCTGTTGAAGCCGTAGCACCCGAGGCAATGTCGAACACAGAGCCGCAGCCTTCGGTAATGGCTGCCCTGCTCCAGTTGTTATCCACAAGGAATTTTTATCTTCTGAGCATACTTTCATTCATGTATTACGGCACATTCATGGGTGTGGGTGCGCTTTGGGCTGGGCCTTACCTTCAGGATGTATACGGCCTGTCACGTCAGGGCGCAGCTTCCGTGCTCATGTTCTTTCCCATAGGCATGACCGTGGGTTGCCCCCTCAGCGGTTACCTCTCGGACAAAGTGCTACGCTCGCGCCGTCTGGTGCTGCTCTATGGCAGCTTTCTGCATCTGCTGGCGTATATTCCATTTATCTTTTTTACAGATCAGATTCCCCCTCTTGGGCTTTACTGTCTGTTCTTCTACTTCGGTATTTCTGGCGGATTCTTTGTATCCTGCTTTGCCTGTGCCAAAGAAATTGCACATTCTGCATTTTCAGGAACAGCAATTGGCACACTTAATATGCTACTTGCATTTGGTGCTGCATTTTATCAATACACACTTGGCATAATCCTTAACAGTTATGGTCGTGGTAGTGACGGAAGTTATGGGCATGACGCATACAAAATGATATTTATTACCGCTGCCGCTGGCCTGTTTATTGGATGCATTTCAATTTACAAATTTAATGAACACAAACGCATATAA